The genomic region AAAATGAATATCTAAATGCATCTTCCTCTTTTATTCCCAAAAGGAGAGATGTTATAAATGTAAAGCCACTTCTTGAAATTCCAGGAATAATCGCAAAACCTTGCGATAATCCAATTATTATAGAATCAAATAAAGTCATTTCTTTAATTGTTTTGTATCTTCTATTTTTAAAATAAAAGAAAAAGAGATAAAAAGAAGTTATTAAAAAGAAAATTGGTAGATATTTAAAATTTGAAAAAAGAGCCTCAAGTGGTTCTTTAAATATTATATAAAAAATTCCTGTTGTTATTGTTGAAATTAATATTAAAAAAATAAGTTTAATATTTTTTATGTTTTTTATTATAAATGGGTAAAAAAATATAAAAACTGCAATTAAAGTTCCAAGGTGAAGAGTTAAATCATAAAAAATAGGTGGCTCTTTTAAGTTTAAAAAGCGAGAAAATAAAATTATGTGTCCAGTTGATGATACAGGTAAAAATTCAGTTAATCCC from Caldisericia bacterium harbors:
- a CDS encoding undecaprenyl-diphosphate phosphatase, with the protein product MKVIQSIILGIVQGLTEFLPVSSTGHIILFSRFLNLKEPPIFYDLTLHLGTLIAVFIFFYPFIIKNIKNIKLIFLILISTITTGIFYIIFKEPLEALFSNFKYLPIFFLITSFYLFFFYFKNRRYKTIKEMTLFDSIIIGLSQGFAIIPGISRSGFTFITSLLLGIKEEDAFRYSFLLSIPSILGASVLKYFDYIKSGEFFSSNIFLSGFFMSLIFGIIAIIIFKSSIFKRNFRVYSIYLIIVAIIIMIWFW